The Triticum urartu cultivar G1812 chromosome 5, Tu2.1, whole genome shotgun sequence genome contains the following window.
CGGTAAGGGGTGACTCCCTACTATTATTGATCAGTAGTGGGTGGTGGTAGCCCGGTAGTTCCCGGATGGTTTCGGCTGATTGGTACTACCGGTGCGACCCCTGGTTGTACCGGCTGGTACTCTGCTTTAGGGAACCCCGCAAAAAGCGGATGTACCGGTCCTTGGACTAGTTGTACCGCTCATGTGTTATTCTGCAACATAATGGGCAGATTCATGggctcctataaaagggggtcttcttccccgtGGATCTAATCCTTAGAGCTCATGTTTGCCctccattgttgaccttcttcgagcttgctatctctcaatccctccaatgattcttACTAGTTCTTAAGGGACAAGAGATGAGatctagatctacacttccaccaatcactttctcctctatgtgaggggaaccacttggatctagatcttggagttctttgtgttctcttctttgttcttcctctcattttcctccatAGCATTAGTTGTTGTGGTGGGATTTGGAatgaaggacttgggcactccttGTGTCcatgccattgcatttggtgcatagTTTTCAGTTCTCcatggtgatacgtggaagtgaagttgagtagcttattactcttgggtgcttggtaccctaaagcttgttcctcttgggtgctttgGTGCCCAAGATGGTTGGTGCTGTcgcggagctcaatcattgtggtggaATTCTCCAGGACAAGCGTCAGGGTCTCCAATTAAGTTATGGAGATTGCCACGAACAATTTGTACGGGTTTCGGTGATCGCCCCCaaggttgccaaagtgtacgggttcgatGACCGCCTCCAAAGGGTTgtcatttgtacgggttcggtgatcGCCCTCAAAGGctccttagtggaatcacgacatcttgcattgtgcgagggcgtgaggagattacgatGGCCCTGGTGGCATTTTGGGGAGTATTGTGCCTCTACAACgttccaaacggagattagcatccgcaaggatgtgaacttcgggatacatcgtcatCCCCGcatgcctcggttatctcttaccgagccctttacttatgcactttctTTGTGATACCCATAGTGTTTCATGTTATATATCTTACTATCACTCAGTTGTTTATCTTGTTTagataagttgttggtgcacatataTGAGCCTAGTtattttaggttttgtgcttgataAATTAAACGCTAGTTTTATTCCGCATTTGTCCAAGCCTAAGCcaaattattttaaagcgcctattcaccctcTATAGatgacatccacgatctttcagaAGTCATGATGGGAGTGGTGTGGAAAGGAGAAAGAGATATGAGGcagatgactgcggctatggtgGGCAGCAGAGGGACGGATGGGTGGTGTCGGAGTAGCTGCCTCAGCAATCGTGtgtcattaatgtgggcggcagaagGACGAACGGGTGGCTATCGTGTCGTTTGAACATGAAGCAGTcacgtgcaccgggaagcggcccgtgcggcgctctctcggccggcgcgccCCTTCAATGTCGGCGACAGTGAGAGGTAGCGTCTGCTCTGGCCGAGCATGAATACAGCACCGATGCTCTAGAGCAGCGCTGACCGTTTTGGGCGGGAAGTGCGCGAGGGCGAGGAAGCGGGTTTGGGTGGGTCAGGACGGTCAGATGAGATGTCGGTGTGGCAGCGACCCGGACGCCAGCAAATCCTCCGTCTGACTTCGGTTTGCGGAAAAAAACATGTCCGTACCGTCTTGCGGACCGATACAAATCCGTGTTGGATAATTTCCGCGGTCTGAATAGTTTGGTCCGGATGTATCCCGGTCATTTGAAGATGGACGCGTTGGAACGATCTCACGGTATAAACATAACGTAGAACTATAATATCACACTTCTGGCAGTTTCTTCAATCAAAAGAAGTCCACGAAACTAATCACCACACGAATACGCAACAAACATCGTGTACAATTTTCACAAAGTTTGTTTTCCAGGATAAATAGTCCATAACCATCGCCGGTCCGGTTGGCTGGTATTGGCAGCCGGTGCACCTGCACCAAGTATACCCGAAATGACGTTGGAAAAAATCTGCCGTGTAGAAAGGGAGGAGGAAGACGACTCGGCCAGCCCAACGCGCTGACCGCCCCGACGACCCATAAGATGAAGGAGCAGCCAGCGCCACCAAGCGACCGCTCTTCCCCGTATTTTACCGCCCCGTGCCACTAGCGCCAGCCGATCCCCACGCGGCCGGCTGCTGCTTCTCCGGTCTCATGGCCGGCGACCAAGAGGAGGCGGAGCGGGAGTccccggcgccggcgccggctgCGGAGCGGGTCGCCGCCGCGGTGGAGACCGTGGCGGCGCCCGGGGAGTTCCGGAACGCGTACCGGCGGCAGCTGCTGGCGCTGTCCCGCCGAATTCGCCTCCTCGGACCCTTCGCCGAGGAGCTCCGggagcgccgccgccccgcgggggaggaggaggagcgggcGCTGGCGACGCTCGCCGACGCGCTGGAGAAGGCGGTCGAGCTGCTCAAGCTCGGCCGCGAGGGAAGCAGGATCTCTTTGGTACGTCCCTTTACCTACCCACGCGGGAGCGGTTCCTGATTTCGTCAGATTCCTGGTCCTCGGATGCCTCCGTGGGCGAATTAGATTCATGATTCGTTAGTATTCTTGATATTTTACATGGAAAAGCGCGGCTTTAACCTTGGCTATGCCATCTAAAATAACCAGGTAACTTTAGTATTATTCTATGATAAAAGAAACATGGGGCTTCTGATCCTTGGATCAAAATTGTGATTCTGATCTGCATATTGTTTGTGGCCTTGCTTGGCTAACGAGTAGGATCTAATTCCATTGTGTGAACCTTTGGTGTTCCACTTCCTGAGCTCATTCTATTTTCCTTTTTATCTGAAGTGCGGTCTTAGGATTATCATGGTTTTTTAATTCAGTTTGTTGTTCTTTTCTGTTCACTAAAATTTGCACAGTTATATTTTTTTACGAGAAATTTGTACTGTTTGTCAAAATCGATACATTTTGGTGTGAAATCTCCCCCTAGGATAACCGTTTAAGTCCATGGTTGGGTTTATGTAATTAATGGCTTGAGTGCCCTTAAGTGCAAAGAGGGATTTGATAATATGCCCTTAAGTGCCTCCATCGTATTATGATCTGTTTTCGTCTGTTCTCCTTCTCGTGCGACATGGTACTATCTCGAATCCTTAATCTAGAGCCATCCAAGAAACTAGTGTTTCATGCAGAAAAAGAGGATAAAACATACCAAAGCACAAGTAGGGGAGGCATATTATCAAATGCATGCACTTGTGGACCCATGATCCAATACCGAGATTTGTTTGTTATTTTGCTGTCCGTTTCCTACATGTTTTCTTCTCCTCATGTATTTACATGTGGTTTTCCTCATTCAGTTTACTTTTCGTGGTCCTGAAATCTTTCCATTCAGTTTGGATATGAAGTTTATTTAGTGCCTTAACTTGTGCCACATGTTTCCTTTCGAATCGTGATTCTAAGGATATCAGACACACAAAATACATCAGGCAAACTATATTTCTTTCTTGTATATAATGCTTGtgaacaacaacaataacaacaacaacaacaacaacaacaataacaacaacaacaacaacaacaaagcctttagttaGCTATCCACGTGCCAGAGCATGAGTTGGTTttgagatcttatgggtttcagctctagcctaccccaacttgtttgggactaaaggctttgttcttgttgttgttgcaCATACAAGAAAGATATATAGTTTGCCTGGTGTATTTTGTGTGTTTGATATCCTAAGAATCATTCCAGACCTGATCATTTCttgtgtggccacacatccatctgaACATGCTCATTTCTGCTACACCCAACTGTTGAACTTGTCGCCCTCTAGTCAGCCAACACTTGGCGCCATACAACATTGTGGGTCGAATCACCGTCCTATAGAAcctgccttttagcttttgtggcactctcttgtcacagagaacgccagaagcttggcgccacttcatccatccggctttgattcgatggcTCACATCTTCATCGATATTACCATCCTTCTGCAGTGTTGACCCCAAACATTGAAAGATGTCCCTCCGAGTTACCACCTTCcgatcaaggctaacctcctcctcgtgcctagtagtactgaaactgCACCTCATGTACTcagttttagttctactaagcctaaagCCTTTCAATTCCAAAGTTTGTCTCCATAGCTCTAACTTTCTATTAACCCCCATCCAACTTTCATCGAttagcaccacatcatccgcaaagagcatacaccataggatatctccttgtatgccccttgtgacctcatccatcatcAAGACAacaagataagggctcaaagctgaccctTGGTGCAATCCTATGTGAACCATAGTCTTTGAAGATATTAAAACTTGAATGTTCTTAAAATGATTATTGATGTTGTCATTTTGCCACTTATTTCTGTTGTCCCTTTGACCTTTGAATATATCATGCCAACCTTATAGATCTTATTTATAGGAGCATGCTCTTCAAAACAGTACTTATTTTTTGTGCCATTATGTCCCAGTCAGTTAGCTAAACTGATttttttttgtgtgttcttgCAGGTTTTTGATAGGGATAGAGTAATGAATATATTTCAGGAAGTAGTTGCTCAGTTGGAACAAGCTTTGCATGACTTTCCATACAATGAACTGGATATATCTGATGAAGTTAAAGAACAGGTAATTTTATCAGCTTAACTGAACAGAATCCTTTTTGGATTGTTGAGGAGTACTGAACTACAGTTTTGGTCACACTTAACAATCCTCTCCAGGTTGAGTTAGTGCATGCACAGCTCAAAAGAGCAAAAGAACGGGTTGATAtgcctgatgatgagttctacaacgaCCTATTATCTCTGTATAACAAGACCTATGACCCAAGTGCAGAACTGGCTATCCTTGAAAGGTTGTCAGAAAAGCTACACCTCATGACTATCACTGATCTCACGCAAGAGTCACTTGCTCTGCATGAGATGGTGGCATCTGGTGGTGGCCAGGATCCAGGAGAGCACATTGAGAAATTGTCAATGCTACTGAAGAAAATCAAGGACTTTGTGCAAACTAACAACCCTGAGATGGGCCCTCCTATGGCTTCCAAAATAATGGATACCAGCGGGGACCAGAAATCTGTCATCGTTCCTGATGAATTCCGTTGTCCAATTTCTCTCGAGCTGATGAAAGATCCTGTGATAGTTGCTACTGGCCAGGTGAACTAAAATTTGTCAACTAAACTCTAATGCAACTTCAGTACATAATTTGAGATATTTTTTCCTTTTCATTTGCAGACATATGAACGGTCGTGCATCGAGAAATGGCTAGCATCTGGGCATCACACTTGCCCAACTACGCAGCAAAGGATGGCAAACACAACATTGACGCCAAACTATGTCCTTAGAAGTCTCATCTCCCAGTGGTGTGAAACCAACGGAATTGAAGCGCCTAAGCGCTCATCCCAGCCTAACAAGCCAATGCCAACATGCTCTTCTAGTGAACGTGCTAATATTGATGCTCTGTTATCGAAGTTATGCTCTCCAGACCCTGAGGAGCAGAGGTCAGCTGCTGCAGAGCTTCGCCTCCTCGCAAAGCGGAACGCACACAACCGACTATGCATTGCTGAGGCTGGTGCAATTCCCTTGCTATTGAGTCTGTTATCGTCATCTGACTTGCGGACTCAGGAACACGCTGTTACTGCACTTCTGAACCTCTCCATACACGAGGACAACAAGGCAAGCATCATGTCCTCTGGTGCTGTGCCTAGTGTTGTCCATGTGCTGAAGAATGGCAGTATGGAGGCCCGGGAAAATGCTGCAGCCACCCTTTTTAGCCTCTCTGTGGTCGATGAATACAAAGTAACGATTGGGGGAACAGGGGCTATCCCTGCCCTTGTAGTGTTGCTAAGTGAGGGCAGCCAGCGGGGTAAGAAAGACGCAGCAGCAGCCCTCTTCAACTTGTGCATTTACCAAGGTAACAAAGGCCGTGCGATACGAGCTGGCCTTGTGCCACTCATCATGGGTCTAGTAACCAACCCCACAGGAGCTCTCATGGACGAGGCTATGGCGATACTCTCAATACTATCCAGCCACCAAGAGGGGAAGGCAGCTATCGGGGCAGCAGAGCCTGTTCCTGCGCTTGTCGAGTTGCTCGGAAGTGGGTCACCGAGAAACAGAGAGAATGCTGCAGCTGTGATGCTGCATCTGTGCAGCGGCGAGCAACAGCTTGTGCATTTAGCCCGTGCGCATGAGTGCGGGATCATGGTTCCGTTGCGGGAGCTGGCATTGAACGGCACAGAAAGGGGAAAGAGGAAGGCAGTGCAGTTGCTCGAGCGGATGAGCAGATTCGTGGTTCAACAACAAGAGGAACAGGAATCTCATTCTCGGCTGCAGGCCGCCGCGGCACAAGTTCTCCCTCAGGCCCCTGAACAGGTCCAAGAAAGCGAAATCCCGGATCAATTGGAAAGTCCGGCGTCTCAATACCCCACGCTGTTATGAAAACAGTGCCGATATTGCCCTACCTCTTGGACGTGTTCATCTATTGGATACTAGCGCAAGTGGGAGTCAATCATGCGAACCGAGTGATGTAATTATGTGACAGGCCTCTACTGCCAGGTGAGGTATTTGAAATTTATATTTGCCGCCTTCTTCCAGCTTGTAACTGAAACACTTGTCGGGTTGTCGTGGGCATGTCAGCCCAATCTTGAGGTATGTACAGCTCTTCAATCCACAGTTTCTGATATCATGTAGCCGCAGAACACAAGGTTCTCCAAATGTAGTATATCCTCAGTGTAATAGTAATGATGATTTATGTAAAAGTGAAGATTTTATGGTGGGTTTAACTAGTAAATATTATCATCTCCTCGCACTGTGTCACATTTGCATGTAATATGATTTTATAGCATGTAATTTATTTTATCTGAGACATTATTTGCACATATACCATTAGTGGTTAAAGTGTCATCCTGAACCTCCTAAAAGAACCTACGTTTTGAATCTGAAGAAGTTATACATAATGAGAATATGAGATACACAATATGTACTGCATAGACGAGATATGGGGGAAAAATATCCAAGGAAGTATGGAGATCATCATTTACTCGTGAACGGTGAGGGATTTACTAAATTTTACTGGTGTCACGTGACACCAATTGGAGTACCTTGGAAAATGAAGGACGCAAATGGTGTTTGCAGTGCTTTGCTCAGTGTTGTTAATTCCTTGGTAATATGAAAGAATCTACCTATACTTCAAAAGCGCCCTTCTAATCCTGAGCTCAAACGCTCTCTATGAACAGTAAAAACTGGTATATATATTTATAACAAACATTGTTTAGTTTACTTTTTAGGTGCAAATTTTTGTGATGAAATCACATTCCTGAAGTAGTCTTTTTGTAGCATTGATTTTTTTCCCACGGCACTGGAATGCCTTTTCTTCACGGAAATTTGCAAGTATGTAGCATTCAACAATGTTTGTTGCAAAAAGAAAATCAGTTTTGTTTCATTTTTTTACTATTGTTTTTGGTTTTACTATTCACAGAGGTGCATTTAAGCTCGGGAGTAGAAACTTCCTGTCTAAGGCACAACCATATGCACCTAAATTAGGTTGTGTTTCTGGGGATAGTGGCTCATTAGGCCAACTCTAACCGATCCCTAAAAAATAGAGAAG
Protein-coding sequences here:
- the LOC125508055 gene encoding protein spotted leaf 11-like, whose product is MAGDQEEAERESPAPAPAAERVAAAVETVAAPGEFRNAYRRQLLALSRRIRLLGPFAEELRERRRPAGEEEERALATLADALEKAVELLKLGREGSRISLVFDRDRVMNIFQEVVAQLEQALHDFPYNELDISDEVKEQVELVHAQLKRAKERVDMPDDEFYNDLLSLYNKTYDPSAELAILERLSEKLHLMTITDLTQESLALHEMVASGGGQDPGEHIEKLSMLLKKIKDFVQTNNPEMGPPMASKIMDTSGDQKSVIVPDEFRCPISLELMKDPVIVATGQTYERSCIEKWLASGHHTCPTTQQRMANTTLTPNYVLRSLISQWCETNGIEAPKRSSQPNKPMPTCSSSERANIDALLSKLCSPDPEEQRSAAAELRLLAKRNAHNRLCIAEAGAIPLLLSLLSSSDLRTQEHAVTALLNLSIHEDNKASIMSSGAVPSVVHVLKNGSMEARENAAATLFSLSVVDEYKVTIGGTGAIPALVVLLSEGSQRGKKDAAAALFNLCIYQGNKGRAIRAGLVPLIMGLVTNPTGALMDEAMAILSILSSHQEGKAAIGAAEPVPALVELLGSGSPRNRENAAAVMLHLCSGEQQLVHLARAHECGIMVPLRELALNGTERGKRKAVQLLERMSRFVVQQQEEQESHSRLQAAAAQVLPQAPEQVQESEIPDQLESPASQYPTLL